A genomic stretch from Candidatus Sysuiplasma jiujiangense includes:
- a CDS encoding recombinase family protein: MSDNRRMHMRVAIYLRVSTTEQAEEGYSIAAQRDRLKAYIVSQGWELSEIYEDAGFSGGNLNRPAFLKLREDLRKKNFDLILVYKLDRLSRNMRDLSNLVHEMDESGVYFKSATEPFDTTTPAGKLIFNMLGSVAEFERGMIAERVKMGMLQKAKEGNGILGFNHPYGYRYEEGGLKVEDREAMVVKRIYDEYLKGHSLQDIATGMNMKDIKTKNLKEWTRQTVLNVLTNPLYAGYHRWSLFYWKGKHTPIVDQEKWNAAQRLRQLRSRGDSCRIMQIQKLVNGEFGVCASA, translated from the coding sequence ATGTCTGACAATCGTCGGATGCACATGCGGGTAGCGATATATCTCAGGGTTTCAACCACTGAACAGGCCGAGGAGGGTTACAGCATTGCTGCCCAGCGGGACAGGCTCAAGGCGTACATAGTCAGTCAGGGGTGGGAGCTCTCCGAAATTTACGAAGATGCCGGATTCTCCGGGGGCAATTTGAACAGACCCGCCTTTTTGAAGTTGAGAGAGGATCTCAGAAAGAAGAATTTTGATCTGATACTTGTTTACAAGCTGGACAGGCTCTCCAGGAATATGAGGGATCTGTCTAACCTGGTCCATGAAATGGATGAGAGCGGAGTGTATTTCAAGAGTGCGACCGAACCCTTTGATACAACGACTCCTGCAGGCAAACTTATTTTTAATATGCTAGGCAGTGTGGCTGAGTTTGAGCGTGGTATGATAGCCGAGAGAGTGAAAATGGGAATGCTTCAGAAGGCTAAAGAGGGAAACGGTATTCTTGGCTTCAATCATCCATATGGTTACCGCTATGAGGAAGGCGGGCTGAAGGTGGAGGATCGCGAAGCTATGGTGGTGAAGCGGATTTACGATGAATATCTGAAAGGGCATAGCCTCCAGGACATAGCGACAGGCATGAACATGAAAGACATTAAGACAAAAAATTTGAAAGAGTGGACGAGGCAGACTGTCCTCAACGTGCTGACAAATCCGCTTTACGCCGGATATCACAGGTGGAGCCTGTTCTACTGGAAAGGAAAACACACACCTATAGTAGATCAGGAAAAGTGGAATGCGGCCCAGAGACTCAGGCAACTTAGGAGTCGCGGCGACAGCTGCCGTATTATGCAGATTCAAAAGCTTGTAAATGGCGAGTTCGGTGTATGTGCCTCGGCCTGA
- a CDS encoding glycoside hydrolase family 15 protein: MKTFVENEFDEYRIENHGIIGDTYTAALITVKGTIDWCCFPIMDSDAVFSSLLDRDKGGEFRIDVSGAISYSQRYLRNTNVLETAIISETGKMKIVDYMPVELHHEHYHSFIYSRREIHRIISVAEGSVKFKIVFRPGFGFGLRKAAFKRVGGGIVASHGTETFSISGIEKLKAERLCGSAEISMKKGMEKALVMRWNESDPVPFNPSVAKDYLKNTISFWRNWVSGSSYSGKWKDEVMRSALVLKLLTYSPTGAICAAATTSLPESIGGERNWDYRYSWIRDSSYALSAFNLLGHREEEERYFMWLLHLLRGRATSPERLRVMYTVEGDNVQDEISLNALAGYENSRPVRVGNGATDQLQIDIFGPIIDAIYYTFSTPEVLPDLLWRIVKSVAGYVLLNWNRPDMGIWEMRNGKKRHTHSAVMCWIALDRAAKIAETAGNTLTAGKWRRAADAIRRTVLRDSYVSEGGYVSGILNQAWLDASVLVMADAGIIDAKDPVFSSTLDMVSAHLMRDGLVYRYLGKDGLKGNEGAFLLCTFWYIEALCLAGKRREAENLFKRMLRRSNHLGLLSEEIEPSDGRFLGNFPQAFSHLGLIKCACRLAGRE; the protein is encoded by the coding sequence ATGAAAACCTTCGTCGAGAATGAATTTGACGAGTACAGGATTGAAAATCACGGAATAATCGGAGACACCTATACAGCGGCACTGATCACTGTTAAGGGCACGATTGACTGGTGCTGCTTTCCCATAATGGATTCGGATGCCGTTTTTTCGTCGTTGCTTGACAGGGATAAGGGAGGGGAGTTCAGAATCGACGTTTCCGGCGCGATATCGTATTCACAGCGCTATCTCAGGAACACAAATGTACTCGAAACCGCAATTATTTCTGAAACAGGGAAAATGAAAATTGTTGATTACATGCCTGTCGAGCTCCACCACGAGCATTATCACAGCTTCATATATTCAAGGCGTGAAATACACAGGATCATCAGTGTCGCTGAGGGAAGCGTGAAGTTTAAGATTGTGTTCAGACCGGGATTTGGCTTCGGACTCCGCAAGGCTGCATTCAAAAGAGTTGGCGGTGGCATTGTTGCCTCACACGGGACTGAAACGTTTTCAATTTCCGGTATCGAAAAGTTGAAGGCTGAGAGGCTCTGCGGCTCAGCGGAAATTTCCATGAAAAAGGGCATGGAGAAAGCGCTAGTAATGAGATGGAACGAGTCTGACCCTGTACCGTTCAACCCTTCCGTCGCAAAAGATTACCTCAAAAATACCATATCATTCTGGCGCAATTGGGTTTCCGGGTCCTCATACAGCGGTAAATGGAAAGACGAGGTTATGAGATCTGCACTCGTGCTGAAGCTGCTCACTTATTCTCCCACCGGTGCCATCTGCGCTGCCGCGACGACAAGTCTGCCTGAATCAATCGGAGGTGAGCGTAACTGGGATTACAGGTATTCCTGGATTCGCGATTCATCCTACGCCCTGAGCGCGTTCAACCTGCTCGGCCACAGGGAGGAAGAGGAACGCTACTTCATGTGGCTGCTTCATCTTCTCAGGGGGAGAGCGACGAGTCCCGAGAGATTGAGGGTAATGTATACTGTCGAGGGCGACAATGTGCAGGATGAGATTAGTCTGAATGCGCTCGCCGGTTATGAAAACTCGCGTCCGGTAAGGGTGGGAAACGGTGCGACAGACCAGCTGCAGATTGATATCTTTGGGCCTATCATCGACGCAATATATTACACATTTTCGACGCCGGAAGTCCTGCCGGATCTTCTGTGGCGCATCGTGAAATCTGTCGCCGGCTATGTGCTTCTCAACTGGAACAGACCGGATATGGGAATATGGGAAATGAGAAACGGAAAAAAACGCCATACGCACAGTGCAGTTATGTGCTGGATCGCACTTGACAGGGCCGCGAAAATTGCAGAAACTGCCGGGAATACTCTTACAGCAGGGAAATGGCGCAGGGCAGCGGATGCCATCAGGCGGACAGTGCTACGTGACAGTTATGTAAGCGAGGGAGGCTATGTTTCAGGCATACTGAATCAGGCGTGGCTCGATGCGAGCGTTCTGGTAATGGCTGATGCAGGCATAATAGATGCAAAGGATCCTGTATTCTCGTCGACACTGGATATGGTATCGGCACATCTTATGAGGGACGGACTCGTCTACAGATATCTCGGAAAGGACGGCCTGAAAGGCAATGAAGGCGCATTTTTACTGTGCACCTTCTGGTACATCGAGGCGCTGTGCCTGGCAGGAAAGCGGAGGGAAGCTGAAAATCTTTTCAAACGCATGCTGCGCCGAAGCAACCACCTTGGGCTGCTTTCCGAAGAGATTGAACCTTCGGATGGAAGATTCCTCGGCAACTTCCCGCAGGCTTTCAGCCATCTCGGACTCATAAAATGCGCTTGCCGGCTTGCCGGCAGGGAATAA
- a CDS encoding TCP-1/cpn60 chaperonin family protein — MLQGQPVIILREGTERDTGKSARHNNIAAAVAVAEAVRSTLGPSGMDKMLVDSLGEVVITNDGATIMKELEVEHPAAKMLVEVAKTQDNEVGDGTTTAVVLAGELLKRSEELVDKNVHPTVIAAGYKMAQEHGMVLLNKMAIELDRKDSRSLKSIAETAVTGKNVGGNPSIIADLAVKAVMAVTEESNGVVKADTENIKVEKKHGAAVSDSQLIQGIVIDKERVHSRMPEYVDGAKIALISQALEIKKTEVSSSIQIREPSQIQKFLDQEEKSLHEMADMIINAGANVVICEKGISESVQYYLSKQGIYAVQRAKKSDMEKLARATGGRLVANLRDITSKDLGHSARVEQRKVSDEDMTFITGCKNPKSVTVLLRAGTEHVVEELERAFNDAIRVVSAATEDGKMLPGGGAVEIALSLKLRDYASTVGGREQLAVEAFASALESIPRTLAENAGLDPIDTILELKTRHSAKNSSNTEGISVDGGKIKDMVRAKVLEPLRVKKQALASATEVAVMILRIDDVIAAKRGSESAAPPGGAGGMPPGMGGMGGMGGMPPGMM; from the coding sequence ATGTTACAAGGACAGCCAGTTATAATCCTCAGGGAAGGCACGGAAAGAGATACAGGCAAATCAGCAAGGCACAACAACATTGCAGCCGCGGTGGCGGTGGCCGAGGCGGTGCGATCAACTCTCGGTCCAAGCGGGATGGACAAAATGCTCGTTGACAGCCTCGGAGAGGTTGTCATAACAAATGACGGTGCTACCATCATGAAGGAACTCGAGGTCGAGCATCCAGCTGCGAAGATGCTTGTTGAGGTCGCAAAGACACAGGACAATGAAGTGGGAGATGGCACGACAACTGCAGTCGTGCTCGCCGGTGAGCTTCTCAAGAGATCGGAAGAACTGGTGGATAAAAATGTGCATCCTACTGTAATCGCAGCCGGCTACAAGATGGCCCAGGAGCACGGAATGGTTTTGCTGAACAAGATGGCAATTGAACTCGACCGAAAGGATTCCAGGTCATTGAAGAGCATTGCGGAGACTGCTGTAACAGGCAAAAATGTCGGCGGGAATCCGTCTATAATCGCAGATCTCGCAGTCAAAGCCGTCATGGCTGTTACTGAAGAGTCGAACGGTGTTGTAAAGGCGGACACTGAAAACATCAAGGTGGAGAAGAAACATGGCGCCGCTGTCTCAGATTCGCAGTTAATCCAGGGGATTGTGATTGACAAGGAAAGAGTTCATTCGAGGATGCCGGAATACGTAGACGGTGCAAAAATCGCTCTTATCAGCCAGGCACTGGAGATAAAGAAGACTGAAGTTTCGTCAAGTATCCAGATCAGGGAGCCGTCGCAGATTCAGAAATTCCTTGATCAGGAAGAGAAATCCCTTCATGAAATGGCAGACATGATAATAAACGCAGGAGCAAACGTCGTCATCTGTGAGAAGGGCATTTCCGAAAGTGTCCAGTACTACCTCTCCAAGCAGGGAATTTATGCAGTCCAGAGGGCCAAGAAATCGGATATGGAAAAGCTCGCCAGGGCAACCGGCGGAAGACTTGTTGCGAATCTCAGGGATATTACATCAAAAGATCTCGGACACTCTGCAAGGGTGGAACAGCGAAAGGTTTCAGACGAGGACATGACTTTCATAACAGGATGTAAAAACCCCAAGTCAGTTACCGTCCTGCTCCGTGCCGGCACCGAACATGTAGTCGAGGAACTTGAGAGAGCGTTCAACGATGCCATCCGTGTCGTATCTGCAGCAACGGAAGACGGAAAGATGCTTCCCGGAGGCGGTGCCGTCGAAATAGCGCTTTCGCTCAAGTTGAGAGATTATGCGTCCACAGTCGGCGGAAGGGAACAGCTTGCAGTAGAAGCCTTTGCCTCGGCTCTTGAGAGCATACCAAGGACGCTTGCCGAAAATGCGGGTCTTGATCCTATAGATACAATACTTGAGCTGAAGACCAGGCACAGCGCAAAGAATTCCAGCAACACCGAAGGTATTTCAGTGGACGGCGGAAAGATCAAGGATATGGTCAGGGCAAAGGTTCTGGAGCCGCTGAGGGTCAAGAAACAGGCGCTTGCGTCCGCGACTGAAGTGGCAGTGATGATACTCCGTATAGATGACGTGATAGCTGCAAAGAGAGGTTCGGAGTCTGCCGCACCACCAGGAGGAGCAGGCGGAATGCCACCCGGCATGGGCGGCATGGGTGGTATGGGCGGTATGCCGCCAGGCATGATGTAA
- a CDS encoding Nre family DNA repair protein — MQYQLHEAEDIFANPRTPYAVSICVRCRGTKMLCGKPVCPILVKYYADSSVRKLTSQTEMDGMSPPGVFIGRFGYPKVDIGPFITPVTENVSILDTPERWVGKKLEDITQMRFSLIRGKHSIRIDRPEGDKIYTMVQEISMAGSSPSMEVKFRKEPKVVIALDDDIQPFGRSGRIERIESESGRFDSRIEKAFYDTDLPAGEGVVSLYNSNVMVSGIQRAFSAGVLGVGKNRKMVPTRWSITAVDDLIGKHLVAENKQNDLLWNFRVYSYTALDNRWVIILLPSSWRYELIEAWYPNTTWNPSGRQIWMISSHEFYGGRREYAEIGGCYYAARLAVNELLRKERIQAGAVILREAHPGYIMPVGVWNVREHVRETLRSTPSSFDTLDASLQYASGILEIPVNDWLAHSEVLRNFREQRRLDQF; from the coding sequence ATGCAGTATCAGTTGCATGAAGCGGAGGATATATTTGCCAATCCCAGGACCCCCTATGCAGTTTCCATCTGCGTCAGGTGCAGGGGAACGAAAATGCTATGCGGCAAACCCGTCTGCCCGATACTTGTCAAATACTATGCAGACAGCAGTGTCAGGAAACTCACCTCCCAAACGGAGATGGACGGAATGTCCCCTCCTGGTGTCTTTATTGGGCGGTTCGGATATCCGAAGGTCGACATTGGCCCTTTTATCACTCCCGTGACTGAAAACGTCAGCATCCTAGACACTCCCGAAAGGTGGGTTGGAAAGAAGCTTGAAGATATAACACAGATGAGATTTTCACTTATACGCGGGAAGCATTCCATAAGGATCGACAGGCCGGAAGGGGATAAAATTTACACTATGGTACAGGAAATTTCAATGGCCGGCAGCTCACCTTCGATGGAGGTAAAATTCAGGAAAGAGCCAAAGGTTGTGATAGCCCTTGATGACGATATTCAGCCATTCGGACGATCTGGCAGAATAGAAAGAATCGAGTCAGAATCGGGGAGGTTCGATTCGAGAATAGAGAAGGCGTTCTACGACACTGATCTGCCTGCCGGTGAAGGTGTGGTGAGTCTTTACAACTCAAATGTCATGGTTTCGGGCATCCAGCGTGCTTTCAGCGCCGGCGTGCTCGGTGTGGGCAAAAACAGGAAGATGGTACCGACAAGGTGGAGCATAACGGCGGTTGACGATTTAATAGGGAAGCATCTTGTGGCAGAAAACAAGCAGAACGACCTGCTCTGGAATTTCCGTGTTTATTCATACACGGCTCTTGACAATCGCTGGGTTATCATACTTCTGCCGTCCTCATGGCGTTACGAATTGATTGAAGCATGGTACCCCAACACCACATGGAACCCTTCCGGAAGGCAGATATGGATGATTTCCTCGCACGAATTTTACGGCGGAAGAAGGGAGTATGCAGAAATCGGCGGATGTTACTATGCGGCCCGACTCGCAGTCAATGAACTGCTCCGGAAGGAGAGGATACAGGCCGGTGCGGTAATACTGCGGGAAGCCCATCCGGGTTATATCATGCCTGTGGGCGTCTGGAACGTCAGGGAACATGTAAGGGAAACCCTGAGGAGCACGCCCTCTTCTTTTGATACACTTGATGCCTCCCTTCAGTATGCTTCCGGAATACTTGAGATTCCGGTGAACGACTGGCTGGCGCACAGTGAGGTACTCCGGAATTTCAGGGAGCAGAGAAGGCTCGATCAATTCTGA
- a CDS encoding GNAT family N-acetyltransferase: MCEGDIEDVRVVGQNAWSDLYSKEFHQNFQVPKRSRKNIVFYLDKEPGGCIVAESDGRIVGDVFCHVWGKVGWFGPVEVLPNFQNSGIGKQLIGNALSYLDRSGCSVIGLETMPETLKNVILYSNLGFLPDRITYLMEKPLTGVKREPAKPEGCRVLTFDEIGRDSALNAVRRLSTASMPELDYSREVDFSMKHKTGETLFLTKDGEVRGFSLIYTYSTSDGSTNASIRLLLLSGFDPSSPEAGCLMNASEDVAIESERDRMNVRFYTGSRSALDMLRRAGYSLRGTNIRMLRSGSIPVNDNLIEVNSWAG, encoded by the coding sequence ATGTGCGAAGGCGACATCGAAGATGTCAGGGTAGTGGGTCAGAATGCATGGTCAGATCTATATTCCAAGGAATTTCATCAGAATTTTCAGGTTCCAAAGCGAAGCAGGAAGAATATTGTTTTTTATCTCGACAAGGAGCCGGGCGGATGCATAGTGGCTGAATCTGACGGTCGCATCGTTGGCGACGTGTTCTGCCACGTATGGGGAAAGGTCGGATGGTTCGGCCCCGTCGAAGTTCTTCCGAATTTTCAGAATTCTGGTATTGGTAAGCAGCTGATCGGAAATGCACTTTCCTATCTTGACAGATCAGGCTGTTCGGTTATCGGTCTTGAAACGATGCCAGAGACGCTGAAGAACGTGATTCTCTATTCCAATCTTGGTTTCCTGCCAGACAGGATAACTTATCTGATGGAAAAGCCGCTTACCGGTGTGAAGAGGGAGCCGGCGAAACCTGAAGGTTGCAGGGTTCTCACCTTTGATGAAATCGGCAGGGACAGTGCCCTAAACGCGGTCAGAAGGCTGTCAACCGCGTCTATGCCGGAACTGGACTATTCAAGGGAAGTTGATTTTTCAATGAAACATAAGACAGGCGAAACGCTCTTTCTTACCAAGGACGGGGAGGTCAGAGGTTTCTCGCTCATTTACACCTACAGCACCTCCGACGGATCCACTAACGCATCCATCAGACTGCTCCTCCTTTCAGGTTTCGACCCGTCATCCCCGGAAGCAGGCTGCCTTATGAATGCAAGTGAGGATGTTGCGATTGAGAGTGAACGCGACAGGATGAATGTCAGGTTTTATACCGGAAGCCGTTCTGCGCTCGATATGCTCAGGAGGGCGGGTTACAGCCTAAGGGGGACAAACATCAGAATGCTTCGCAGCGGCAGCATTCCGGTCAATGACAATCTGATCGAGGTCAACTCCTGGGCCGGCTGA